Part of the Athalia rosae chromosome 2, iyAthRosa1.1, whole genome shotgun sequence genome, AAAATCTTCATCATCCAGTTCATGATCTTCCGGAATGTGGTGTTTTGCAAATTTAGCCAATTCTACCATTTCAGGAATGATTTCTTGTTTGTCATAGGCATTACACAGATTCACCAAAGTCGTTACTACACCATAAATGACAGATTGATCTCCACTTTGAGCCAGTTCAATCATCGCTTTTATGGCCTGCTTGTCttcgaccaatttttctttgactTCAGCATCGAAGGTCAAGTATGATAGTCCCTCTACCGCCCATTTCCTCATATCTTTCTGTTTTGCGGGATTAATCAAAAACCGTCTACAAGCTTCAGctagtttttttgttgatcCTTCAGCAAATGGTCTGATTGCAGCATCTGAGCCTCCGGAACTTCCTAGCTTACAAAGCCCAACTAGAGCTCGCACCTTGATGGAATCATCCTTAGATGtataaagttttttcaaaatattaacGCCCTGATTGATGATTGCAACAGCCTTATCTTTCTTAGAAGCTGCTGCAATTATACATTCACATGCTACTTTTTGTTGAAGAATATCGTCAGTACCTGCCATGACTAATATCATCTCCATAATACCTTCTTTTGCGATCACTGTATTACCGACATCTAATGGCCCTAGTAGCAGGCTAGTTATGGCAACAACTACCCTTACTTTGGATTCAATATCAggagtaattaatttttccttaatAAATTCATCTATTGCcttcatgaatttttcttttagagcATCATAGTACATGTTTTCATAGACACGTGCTAAGCAGACAGATGTGATTGTACGAGATGAAGGAGTGATCTCCATGGCAGATTCATATTTGTACTCTTCAAGTTCACTGGCAACTTCTAATAGTCGTTGTAATCCTCTGATATCAACCAATTGTTCCGCCCAATTCAGAGTTGTGTAGTGAATATTCCTCATAATTAGTTCAACTATAGCATCCCTTGCCATACCAGTAATAGTCCTATTAGTTATACTATAGACAAGGCAAGTCAGCAACGtgtcgatttcttttttgtacttCTCACAGAGTTCCTTGTCAGGTTTAGTATCAGGTTTATTATCCATTCCGCTGAAACTATTCAGAATCACTTGCATACAGTGCTGAGCAGCATTTATCCGTTCTTCTTTTCTACTGTTTATAAGATCCAAAAACCAAGGCACTCCTACTGCCTGCAAAATTGCTTTTGTCCGTTCCACGTTATCTTTGCAGAGCTCACCGATTATTCGAATAGCAGCAACGataatgatttcatttttctctatcttcaAAAGCTGGTGTATTTTAGTTATAATACCTTCTTTGAACATCACCTCAGCTCCTGCTTTCTCTCGAGCCAGCACTAGCAAATTATTCATTGAAGTTTCTCTACGCTCTTTATCTGTGCTTAAGTCAAAAGCCAGTTTCAACATTTGTGATACTTTTGTATTTGtttgtgaattaattttgagCCTCTCTTGCACAATATCATGTAGTTCTGCCAAGATTGGCTGTATTGCTTTATTGGATGGGTCGACGCTAATGACGTTTCTTGCATCTCTGTAAGCTTCTTCGTAACGCTCGAGGGCATGTAGAGCCTGACACCTTCTGAATAGAGCTTTTGGATCATTGGGACAGATTT contains:
- the LOC105684258 gene encoding protein unc-45 homolog B, with translation MTKTDLTSHQWKEKGNEAFKGGKWAEAESCYTNAVSFAEQGSSEKSICYKNRAAVYLKQKEYTKAISDCDKSLEICPNDPKALFRRCQALHALERYEEAYRDARNVISVDPSNKAIQPILAELHDIVQERLKINSQTNTKVSQMLKLAFDLSTDKERRETSMNNLLVLAREKAGAEVMFKEGIITKIHQLLKIEKNEIIIVAAIRIIGELCKDNVERTKAILQAVGVPWFLDLINSRKEERINAAQHCMQVILNSFSGMDNKPDTKPDKELCEKYKKEIDTLLTCLVYSITNRTITGMARDAIVELIMRNIHYTTLNWAEQLVDIRGLQRLLEVASELEEYKYESAMEITPSSRTITSVCLARVYENMYYDALKEKFMKAIDEFIKEKLITPDIESKVRVVVAITSLLLGPLDVGNTVIAKEGIMEMILVMAGTDDILQQKVACECIIAAASKKDKAVAIINQGVNILKKLYTSKDDSIKVRALVGLCKLGSSGGSDAAIRPFAEGSTKKLAEACRRFLINPAKQKDMRKWAVEGLSYLTFDAEVKEKLVEDKQAIKAMIELAQSGDQSVIYGVVTTLVNLCNAYDKQEIIPEMVELAKFAKHHIPEDHELDDEDFVNKRLSILAKEGVTTALVSLSKTESHNSKELIARVFNAICSQRDLRGIVVQQGGAKALLPMALEGTAKGKKQAAQALARIGITMNPEVAFPGQRIMEVIRPFIALLDPDCSALENFESLMALCNLAGVNENVRCRIFKEGGFQKIENYAYEDHLMLTRAATQCLTNLMMSPEILKFYEGDNDRVKYLVILCEDEDVETSMAASGALAMLTANSKKACEKVFDSKNWLESIHYLLANPNKSIQHRGVVVVLNMISSTKDVAAKLIETDVMEILMALTKADAVEEIKIRELAGEALSAAAKWDLIKKNDEDPQGLSNINLDTPDPVE